Proteins encoded by one window of Manis pentadactyla isolate mManPen7 chromosome X, mManPen7.hap1, whole genome shotgun sequence:
- the LOC118910038 gene encoding LOW QUALITY PROTEIN: ankyrin repeat domain-containing protein 13C-like (The sequence of the model RefSeq protein was modified relative to this genomic sequence to represent the inferred CDS: substituted 2 bases at 2 genomic stop codons) — protein sequence MTGEKIRSLRRDHKPSKEEGDLLETGDEEVAAVLGGTFTGGRTGTGGSSNGGKACHKIFSNHHHRLQLKTAPVSSNPPGAPALPLRNSSQSPALLGGTNPIALVVDGGCPAHYPVHECVFKGDVRRLSSLIRTHNIGQKDNHXNTPLHLAVMLGNKECAHLLLAHNAPVKVKNAQGWSLLAEAISYGDRQMIIALLRKLKQQSRESVGEKRPRLLKALKELGDFYQELHWDFQSWVPLLSRILPSDACKIYKQGINIRLDTTLIDFTDMKCQRGDLSFIFNGDAAPSESFVVLDNEQKVYQRIHHEESEMETEEVDILMSSDIYSATLSTKSISFTRAQTGCLFREDKTERVGNFLADFYLVNGLVLESRKRREHLSEEDILRNKAIMESLSKGGNIMEQNFEPVRRXSLTPPPQNTITWEEYISAENGKAPHLGRELVCKESKKTFKATIAMSQEFPLGIELLLNVLEVIAPFKHFNKLREFVQMKLPPGFPVKLDIPVFPTITATVTFQEFRYDEFDGSIFTNPDDYKEDPSRFPDL from the coding sequence ATGACCGGGGAGAAGATCCGCTCACTGCGGAGGGATCACAAGCCCAGCAAGGAAGAGGGGGACCTGCTGGAGACCGGGGATGAGGAAGTGGCGGCTGTCCTCGGCGGCACCTTTACCGGAGGCAGGACTGGCACTGGAGGCAGCAGCAACGGAGGCAAAGCCTGTCATAAGATCTTCAGTAACCATCACCACCGGctgcagctgaagacagctccggTCTCCTCCAACCCCCCCGGCgccccagccctgccactgcGCAATTCCTCCCAGTCCCCGGCTCTTCTAGGGGGCACCAATCCCATTGCTCTCGTCGTAGATGGAGGTTGCCCCGCACACTACCCGGTGCACGAGTGCGTCTTCAAGGGGGATGTGAGGAGACTGTCCTCTCTCATCCGCACGCACAATATCGGGCAGAAAGATAATCACTGAAACACTCCTTTACATCTTGCTGTGATGTTAGGAAATAAAGAATGTGCCCATTTACTTTTGGCTCACAATGCTCCAGTAAAGGTGAAAAATGCTCAGGGATGGAGCCTGCTGGCGGAAGCGATCAGCTATGGAGATAGACAGATGATTATAGCTCTTTTAAGGAAGCTTAAGCAGCAATCCAGGGAAAGTGTTGGAGAAAAACGACCTCGATTATTAAAAGCCCTGAAAGAGCTGGGTGACTTTTATCAAGAACTTCACTGGGATTTTCAAAGCTGGGTGCCTTTACTTTCCCGAATTCTGCCTTCTGATGCATGTAAAATTTACAAACAAGGTATCAATATCAGGCTTGACACTACTCTCATAGACTTTACTGACATGAAGTGCCAACGAGGGGATTTAAGCTTCATTTTCAATGGGGATGCAGCACCCTCTGAATCTTTTGTAGTATTAGACAATGAGCAAAAAGTTTATCAGCGAATACACCATGAGGAGTCAGAGATGGAAACAGAAGAGGTTGACATTTTAATGAGTAGTGATATTTACTCTGCAACTTTATCAACCAAATCAATTTCTTTCACGCGTGCCCAAACAGGATGTCTTTTTCGGGAAGATAAAACAGAAAGAGTAGGAAACTTTTTGGCCGACTTTTATCtggtgaatggacttgttttagaatcaagaaaaagaagagaacatCTCAGTGAAGAAGATATTCTTCGAAATAAGGCCATTATGGAGAGTTTAAGTAAAGGTGGAAATATAATGGAACAGAACTTTGAGCCAGTTCGAAGATAGTCCCTTACCCCTCCACCTCAGAACACTATTACATGGGAAGAGTATATATCTGCTGAAAATGGAAAAGCTCCTCATCTGGGTAGAGAACTAGTGTGCAAAGAGagtaagaaaacatttaaagCCACGATAGCCATGAGCCAGGAATTTCCCTTGGGAATTGAGTTATTATTGAATGTTTTGGAAGTAATAGCCCCCTTCAAGCACTTTAACAAGCTTAGAGAATTTGTTCAGATGAAGCTTCCTCCAGGCTTTCCTGTAAAACTAGATATACCCGTGTTTCCTACCATCACAGCCACTGTGACTTTTCAGGAGTTTCGGTATGATGAATTTGACGGCTCCATCTTTACTAATCCCGATGACTACAAGGAAGACCCAAGCCGTTTTCCTGATCTGTAA